Proteins encoded by one window of Rubinisphaera margarita:
- a CDS encoding zinc-binding alcohol dehydrogenase family protein: MKAIQLHEPRNFQHIDIDEPGSPGPGQVLVRTHRMGICGTDYGGYLGKMPFFRYPRIPGHELGVEVLEVGPDVENVSVGDRCSVEPYMNCGTCYACRKGNGNCCENLNVIGVMVDGGLCEKFLIRAEKLHPSKKLSYEQLALVETLAIGCHACDRGDSQEGDHVLIIGAGPIGLAALEFVRLTGATITVMDMVESRLDFCRETYGVPHTIAFRDDGSEDEEIAKITGGDKYAVVIDATGHNGSMSKALTYCAHTGTLVYVGITTGEISFTHPVMHRPELTLKGSRNAMPGDFTRIINLIEDGTIDTDPWITHRTTFDTVIDEFEQFTRPETGVIKAIIEVT; encoded by the coding sequence ATGAAAGCGATCCAACTTCACGAACCCCGCAATTTTCAGCACATCGACATCGACGAACCCGGCTCCCCCGGTCCGGGCCAGGTCCTCGTGCGAACCCATCGCATGGGCATCTGCGGCACCGATTACGGCGGCTACCTCGGCAAAATGCCGTTCTTCCGCTACCCCCGCATTCCCGGTCATGAACTGGGCGTGGAAGTGCTGGAAGTCGGCCCGGATGTCGAGAATGTTTCCGTCGGCGACCGCTGCAGCGTTGAACCCTACATGAACTGCGGCACCTGTTATGCCTGTCGCAAAGGGAATGGCAACTGCTGCGAGAATCTGAACGTAATCGGCGTGATGGTCGATGGCGGCCTTTGCGAGAAGTTCCTCATTCGAGCCGAGAAGCTGCATCCGTCGAAGAAGCTGTCCTATGAGCAGCTCGCTCTGGTTGAAACGCTGGCGATCGGCTGCCATGCCTGCGATCGCGGCGATTCGCAGGAAGGTGATCACGTGCTGATCATCGGAGCCGGTCCGATCGGCCTGGCTGCTCTCGAATTCGTCCGCCTCACCGGTGCAACGATTACCGTCATGGACATGGTCGAATCGCGACTCGACTTCTGCCGGGAAACGTACGGCGTTCCCCACACCATCGCGTTCCGTGACGACGGCAGTGAGGACGAAGAGATCGCAAAGATCACTGGCGGCGACAAGTACGCGGTCGTGATCGACGCCACCGGACACAACGGCTCGATGTCGAAAGCCCTGACCTACTGTGCTCACACCGGCACGCTGGTTTACGTCGGCATCACTACTGGTGAGATCAGCTTCACTCACCCGGTCATGCACCGTCCGGAACTGACTCTCAAAGGGAGCCGAAACGCGATGCCGGGCGATTTCACCCGCATCATCAATCTGATCGAAGATGGCACCATCGACACCGATCCGTGGATCACGCACCGAACGACATTCGACACCGTGATCGACGAGTTCGAGCAATTCACGCGGCCCGAAACCGGCGTCATCAAGGCGATCATCGAAGTCACGTAA
- a CDS encoding family 16 glycosylhydrolase — MSLVKALLLQATTTAFLCLICSPTEAADWDAIEVPVSAGDGYTWKLHPVSDDFNYEAPPTDKPAEFTRRWKDSFINPWLGPGKTEFNPGHSYVKDGHLGIHASRKPGTDKVYTGAISSKETFVYPLFVEAKVKLNGLVLASAVWMLSGDSTQEIDIVEAYGSQRPTEGWAAKRLHLSHHVFIRKPFQDYQPTDPGSWYNDGTNWQQDFHRVGVYWRAPWHLEYYVDGKLVRTVSGESRIDPLGYTDGTGLSKPMHLIIDSEDQDWRSDEGITPTDEELADTTKSIMWVDWIRVYQLVKQDAAD; from the coding sequence ATGTCCCTGGTCAAAGCGCTCTTGCTCCAGGCAACAACAACGGCGTTTCTCTGTCTCATCTGCTCCCCAACAGAAGCAGCGGACTGGGATGCGATCGAAGTGCCTGTCTCCGCTGGCGATGGATACACCTGGAAGCTGCACCCCGTCTCGGATGACTTCAACTACGAAGCTCCTCCGACAGACAAACCAGCCGAGTTCACGCGACGATGGAAAGACTCGTTCATCAATCCGTGGCTCGGCCCGGGAAAGACCGAGTTCAATCCGGGGCATTCCTACGTCAAAGACGGGCATCTTGGGATTCATGCGAGTCGCAAGCCGGGGACGGACAAGGTCTACACCGGCGCGATTTCCTCGAAAGAGACGTTCGTCTATCCGCTGTTTGTGGAAGCGAAGGTGAAGCTGAACGGACTCGTTCTCGCGTCCGCCGTCTGGATGCTCAGCGGCGATTCGACACAGGAGATCGACATCGTCGAAGCCTATGGCAGTCAACGACCGACTGAGGGCTGGGCGGCGAAGCGGCTGCACCTGAGTCATCACGTTTTCATTCGCAAGCCATTTCAGGATTACCAGCCGACCGATCCGGGTAGCTGGTACAACGACGGCACGAACTGGCAGCAGGACTTCCACCGCGTTGGAGTCTACTGGCGCGCCCCGTGGCATCTTGAGTACTACGTCGATGGCAAACTCGTACGAACCGTCTCCGGCGAATCCAGGATCGATCCGTTGGGATACACGGACGGAACGGGTCTGAGCAAACCGATGCACCTGATCATCGACAGTGAAGATCAGGACTGGCGATCGGACGAAGGCATCACCCCGACCGACGAAGAGCTTGCCGACACCACCAAGTCCATCATGTGGGTCGATTGGATCCGCGTTTATCAGCTCGTGAAGCAGGACGCCGCCGATTGA
- a CDS encoding sulfatase family protein, translating into MRFLVLLFMLTLPSILTAADRPNILYIMSDDHAAHAISAYGGRLAEIAPTPNLDRLANEGALFTNAFCTNSICSPSRACVLTGQYNHINGAFDLSGEVVPGKQMLALQMRKAGYQTAMIGKWHLKAEPADFDHYCVLPGQGEYHNPKFLVRGDKPWGKNSIHFDDKHVTDAITDLSLEWLKEGWDQEKPFFLMHHFKAPHDYFDNAARYESYLAGVDIPAPETLWHRDPKFGSLATRGADDELIPHIGTSIGSRNPRRSYLLDLPEMYPDEFPENYDPADYSEEENTRMAYNAYLRKFLRCVKGIDDNLGRLFAHLEETGQLDNTLIVYTADQGFMLGEHDYQDKRWMYEESQRMPFLVRYSKTIPAGQKIDAIVENVDYAPTLLEFAGGSIPQSVQGRSFKSMLETGKEPKDWKQEAYYRYWMHMAHHDNPAHVGLRTKTHKLIFYYGCNYDGGYRTPPGWELYDLVNDPHETRNLYDDPEQAELVAELKRRLAETRSRVGDDGRHYPACEEVIQEFWEYDEAAKEKAREISHEYLKRRQQELKEGKRNIVTHKGK; encoded by the coding sequence ATGAGATTTCTGGTCCTCCTCTTTATGCTGACCCTGCCGTCGATTCTGACGGCTGCGGATCGGCCCAATATTCTTTACATCATGTCCGACGACCATGCCGCCCATGCGATCTCCGCATACGGCGGACGGCTCGCGGAAATCGCGCCCACGCCGAATCTGGATCGGCTGGCCAACGAAGGTGCCCTGTTCACCAACGCCTTCTGCACCAACTCGATCTGCTCTCCGTCCCGCGCCTGTGTACTGACCGGTCAGTACAACCACATCAACGGTGCGTTCGACTTGAGTGGAGAAGTCGTGCCCGGCAAGCAGATGCTCGCGCTGCAGATGCGCAAAGCCGGCTATCAGACGGCGATGATCGGCAAATGGCATCTGAAAGCCGAACCGGCTGATTTCGATCACTACTGCGTTCTGCCCGGACAGGGGGAATATCACAATCCGAAGTTCCTCGTTCGTGGCGACAAGCCGTGGGGCAAGAACTCGATTCACTTCGATGACAAGCATGTGACCGATGCCATCACCGATCTTTCCCTCGAGTGGCTGAAAGAAGGCTGGGATCAGGAGAAGCCCTTCTTCCTGATGCATCACTTCAAGGCTCCCCACGATTACTTCGACAACGCCGCCCGCTACGAAAGCTATCTGGCCGGCGTCGACATCCCCGCTCCGGAAACGCTCTGGCATCGCGATCCGAAGTTCGGCTCGCTCGCCACTCGCGGGGCGGATGATGAGCTCATTCCGCATATCGGCACGTCCATCGGCTCCCGTAATCCTCGCCGTTCGTATCTGCTCGATCTGCCAGAAATGTACCCCGATGAGTTCCCCGAAAACTACGATCCAGCCGACTACAGCGAAGAAGAGAACACCCGGATGGCGTACAACGCTTATCTGCGGAAGTTTCTTCGCTGTGTGAAAGGGATTGATGACAATCTCGGCCGCCTGTTCGCGCATCTTGAGGAAACCGGACAGCTCGATAACACGCTGATCGTTTACACGGCCGACCAGGGTTTCATGCTCGGCGAGCACGACTACCAGGACAAACGCTGGATGTACGAAGAGTCGCAGCGGATGCCGTTTCTGGTTCGCTATTCCAAAACGATTCCCGCAGGGCAGAAGATCGACGCCATCGTCGAGAACGTCGACTACGCTCCGACACTGCTCGAGTTTGCCGGCGGATCGATTCCGCAGTCGGTCCAGGGCCGTTCCTTCAAGTCGATGCTCGAAACGGGCAAAGAGCCGAAAGACTGGAAGCAGGAAGCGTATTATCGCTACTGGATGCACATGGCTCATCACGACAACCCGGCTCACGTCGGCCTGCGAACGAAGACTCACAAGCTGATCTTCTACTACGGCTGCAACTACGATGGCGGCTATCGGACTCCGCCCGGCTGGGAACTGTATGACCTCGTCAACGATCCGCACGAAACCCGGAATCTTTACGACGATCCCGAGCAGGCCGAGCTGGTCGCCGAACTCAAGCGACGTCTGGCCGAAACGCGAAGCCGAGTCGGCGACGACGGCCGCCATTACCCGGCCTGCGAGGAAGTCATCCAGGAATTCTGGGAATACGACGAAGCCGCCAAAGAGAAGGCCCGTGAAATCTCTCACGAGTACCTCAAGCGACGTCAGCAGGAACTCAAAGAAGGGAAACGAAACATCGTAACCCACAAAGGGAAATAA
- a CDS encoding LamG-like jellyroll fold domain-containing protein — MKNTELRQLIDAALEGQISEADFLRLEAELSVDPEARQEYYDRILLTQLLAAEAGEQNGEQQAPTPTTRARVAVRHWRWAFAGMASVCAALLAVMIAQRPDAPVIIGQPRVAEAQGETGEQREQESSGYAIVSGQVDPIWADETTLAHGSMVPPGELHLQSGVAQFELFSGVTLVVEGEARFSILSPMEVLVTQGKVRARVPEPAQGFRVLTDAGEVVDLGTEFAVDVTAEGSEVHVLDGEIDWHPRGLPAQRLEQGDATRLAGGVEVPIAANSSRFVGPEELQQRLKNRAETRISQWEATTRELAEDPELIAHYQMSSSRRRLENLAEATREPASEGAVVAAAPAADRWGRPAQALDFSPAGSRVRVHVPGEYQNLTMICWVKINSLDRWYNSLFLTDGHELGEPHWQIMDDGRLFFSVKKYEPPFEKGMQDKHIFYSPKFWDTSLSGRWLMLATVYDGTQKQVTHYLNGSILNREEIPEEYLVDKIHIGDASLCNWGLPSRNQPRFAIRNLNGSLDEFMLFSEPLSEQDIQQLYDVGKP; from the coding sequence ATGAAGAACACAGAACTCCGACAACTGATCGACGCGGCTCTCGAAGGCCAGATTTCGGAAGCGGACTTTCTCCGTCTCGAAGCCGAACTGAGCGTCGATCCGGAAGCTCGGCAGGAATACTACGATCGCATTCTGCTGACGCAGCTCCTCGCCGCAGAAGCCGGCGAACAGAATGGCGAACAGCAGGCTCCGACTCCGACAACACGGGCCCGAGTCGCCGTCCGTCACTGGCGGTGGGCCTTTGCGGGAATGGCTTCGGTTTGCGCCGCTCTCCTGGCTGTCATGATTGCCCAGCGACCGGATGCTCCCGTGATTATCGGGCAGCCACGAGTCGCTGAGGCACAGGGCGAAACCGGTGAGCAGCGAGAACAGGAATCATCCGGATATGCGATTGTCTCCGGTCAGGTCGATCCGATCTGGGCCGATGAGACAACTCTGGCTCACGGAAGCATGGTGCCGCCGGGCGAACTGCATCTTCAGAGCGGGGTGGCTCAGTTCGAACTGTTCAGCGGCGTCACGCTGGTTGTCGAAGGCGAAGCCCGCTTCTCAATTCTGTCTCCCATGGAAGTCCTGGTGACACAGGGCAAAGTGCGGGCACGAGTTCCGGAGCCTGCTCAGGGTTTCCGCGTTCTGACCGACGCCGGCGAAGTCGTCGATCTCGGAACTGAATTCGCCGTCGATGTGACAGCCGAAGGCTCCGAAGTCCACGTTCTCGATGGCGAAATTGACTGGCATCCGCGCGGTCTTCCGGCTCAACGTCTGGAGCAGGGGGATGCGACTCGCCTGGCAGGCGGTGTCGAAGTGCCGATCGCAGCGAATTCCTCCCGATTCGTCGGTCCCGAAGAGCTGCAACAACGGCTGAAGAATCGAGCCGAGACGCGTATTTCCCAGTGGGAAGCAACGACTCGCGAACTGGCTGAAGATCCCGAGCTGATCGCCCATTATCAGATGTCCTCGTCTCGCCGACGGCTGGAGAATCTGGCTGAAGCGACGCGGGAACCGGCCAGTGAAGGGGCGGTCGTGGCGGCTGCTCCGGCAGCGGATCGTTGGGGACGTCCTGCCCAGGCCCTCGATTTCAGTCCGGCTGGCAGCCGCGTGCGGGTTCATGTTCCCGGCGAATATCAGAATCTGACCATGATCTGCTGGGTGAAGATCAACAGCCTCGACCGCTGGTACAACTCGCTGTTCCTGACCGATGGTCATGAACTCGGCGAGCCACACTGGCAGATTATGGACGACGGTCGCCTGTTCTTTTCCGTCAAAAAATACGAGCCGCCTTTTGAAAAAGGCATGCAAGATAAACACATCTTCTACTCACCGAAATTCTGGGACACGTCGTTGAGTGGTCGCTGGCTGATGCTGGCCACCGTTTACGACGGAACTCAGAAGCAGGTCACGCATTATCTGAACGGTTCGATCCTGAACCGTGAAGAGATTCCTGAAGAGTACCTGGTCGACAAGATTCACATTGGCGACGCCTCGTTGTGTAACTGGGGCCTGCCGAGCCGAAATCAACCGCGATTTGCGATTCGGAACCTGAACGGTTCGCTCGACGAATTCATGTTGTTCAGCGAGCCACTTTCCGAACAGGACATCCAGCAACTCTACGACGTCGGCAAACCCTGA
- a CDS encoding DUF1501 domain-containing protein encodes MFDKISRREALYGLGASLGSVALSSLLSSEAKAASESPLAPKSPGQPGRAKNVIMLFMEGGPGQMDTFDPKPELRRLHKSESKLSAGQEKGFKFFVGSPFGFRKVGDAGIEMCDQWKYLADPFIANEFCNFRGCQAESLNHPEALFHMNTGSRLGGDPAVGAWATYGLGTENQNLPGYVVMTELALPQGGPTNWSNGFLPPHYQGTRLRPEGSPILDLVPPQYKSRAHQRRALDELSRMNANYQSSLGIEDQKLNARMDSYELAFRMQTEVPDVIDLSQETASTIDMYGLNDAETSTFGRQCLMARRLVESGVRFVQIFSGGWDSHDYLERGHSSRIKSVDKPMAALIRDLKLRGMLEDTLVIWTGEFGRTPDNNKRGGVYSLGRGHNNQAMTMMLAGGGVKPGIVGATDELGSTAVECVHPIRDLHVTLLHLLGLDDNKLTYFHAGRFKQLSQFGGEIIPEMLA; translated from the coding sequence ATGTTCGATAAAATTTCTCGCCGTGAGGCGCTGTACGGTCTCGGGGCCTCGCTGGGAAGTGTGGCCCTCTCCAGCCTGCTCAGCTCGGAGGCAAAGGCGGCTTCCGAATCGCCGCTGGCTCCGAAATCGCCGGGACAGCCGGGACGGGCCAAGAATGTCATCATGCTCTTCATGGAGGGCGGCCCCGGACAGATGGATACGTTTGATCCGAAGCCCGAACTGCGACGTCTCCACAAGTCGGAGTCGAAGCTGAGTGCCGGCCAGGAGAAGGGCTTCAAGTTCTTCGTCGGCAGCCCGTTCGGCTTCCGCAAGGTGGGCGATGCCGGTATCGAAATGTGTGATCAGTGGAAGTATCTCGCCGATCCGTTCATCGCCAACGAGTTCTGCAACTTCCGCGGCTGCCAGGCCGAATCGCTCAACCATCCGGAAGCTCTGTTCCACATGAATACCGGCAGCCGCCTCGGTGGCGACCCGGCCGTGGGAGCCTGGGCGACGTATGGTCTCGGAACCGAGAACCAGAACCTGCCCGGGTATGTCGTCATGACCGAACTGGCGTTGCCGCAGGGCGGGCCGACCAACTGGAGCAACGGTTTCCTGCCGCCTCACTATCAGGGAACGCGGCTGCGACCGGAAGGTTCGCCGATTCTCGATCTGGTTCCTCCGCAGTACAAATCGCGGGCACATCAGCGTCGTGCCCTTGATGAACTTTCGCGAATGAACGCGAACTATCAAAGTTCGCTCGGCATTGAAGATCAGAAACTGAACGCCCGGATGGACAGCTACGAGCTTGCCTTCCGCATGCAGACCGAAGTGCCTGATGTGATCGACCTCTCTCAGGAAACCGCTTCGACGATCGACATGTACGGTCTCAACGATGCGGAGACCTCGACCTTCGGCCGCCAGTGTCTCATGGCCCGCCGGCTCGTTGAGAGCGGTGTCCGTTTTGTGCAGATCTTCAGCGGTGGCTGGGACAGCCACGACTATCTCGAACGGGGCCACTCGTCCCGGATCAAGAGCGTCGACAAGCCGATGGCGGCTCTGATTCGCGACCTGAAGCTGCGGGGCATGCTCGAAGATACGCTCGTCATCTGGACCGGCGAATTCGGCCGCACGCCCGACAACAACAAGCGAGGCGGCGTCTACTCTCTGGGCCGTGGTCACAACAATCAGGCCATGACCATGATGCTCGCCGGGGGCGGCGTGAAACCGGGAATCGTCGGGGCGACCGACGAACTCGGGTCCACAGCCGTGGAATGTGTCCATCCCATCCGCGACCTGCACGTGACATTGCTGCACCTGCTCGGACTGGATGACAACAAGCTCACCTACTTCCACGCCGGCCGCTTCAAGCAACTCAGCCAGTTCGGCGGCGAAATCATCCCCGAGATGCTCGCCTGA
- a CDS encoding PSD1 and planctomycete cytochrome C domain-containing protein: MSKSSFKLASCLALMAGLICSTAVAEEHTAAEREFTLKVLPLLKQKCQGCHGGDASDIKGEFSVLDREHLLSGGESGEAAVIPGQPEEGTLLPALRWESWEMPPKENDRLTDEEIAVIERWIKAGAPWPDEATRQKISEAEWNVESNEDGRMVRTSGGTSEEWTNRRYEPNDLWAFEPVRDREDLLPGDHNLAESIDIFIERSLSEADLKPTEEASPRALIRRATFDLHGLPPTPEEVDAFETAWNMDAEQAWSDLIDRLLASPRYGERWGRHWLDVTRYADTGGMSNDYERSNMWRYRDYVIRAFNEDKPYNEFIVEQLAGDELADQSVRERTGGSIKEIHQTQLNGDYTPEEAEMIVATGFLRLGPWDNAMIEADEARQIYLDDVVNITGQTFLAQTLRCCKCHDHKFDPIPTRDYYRMYSAFSTTHMAERPVPLLPEENTDEFEAGRAHVQRMLDFAKSERDKLIDKQEAAARVWFEERGLPYKDENARKDLPDEEKPPRHVGLDHVEQGQLKVREQDVWIWTRRLERYEPMAQSVYNAEAATMAWNGARKLRIDRKTQPKEKLVNYILTGGALTATGDEVLPGVLSVLGLPVNVSAPDPYLTTSSADGRRLDLARWIANPENALTTRSIVNRIWQNHFGTGLAANSNNFGAKGARPSHPELLDFLADDFVDHGWTFKRLHREIMLSDVYRRGTVPVDAEKVAEADPNNRLLSYFPRRRLSAEELRDGILAITGELEHCDGGLPVKPEINMEVALQPRMIQFSLAPAYQPSPTPELRNRRTVYAYHVRGQSDPFMELFNQPNPNESCELRETAAVTPQVFTLLNSDMINDRAIALALRLQREEETIAEQIDRAFRLVFGRHASTQEKDWMTSYVTDMQKYHEGISPEPVEYPTEITRSLVEEFSGEPFKYTEILPVFERYEADPKAADVSPETRALTDFCLLLLNTNEFMYVE; this comes from the coding sequence ATGTCGAAATCATCCTTCAAACTCGCGTCCTGCCTCGCACTCATGGCGGGACTGATCTGCTCGACAGCGGTGGCCGAAGAGCATACCGCTGCCGAACGTGAATTCACGCTCAAGGTCCTGCCGCTTCTCAAGCAGAAGTGTCAGGGCTGCCACGGCGGCGATGCGTCGGACATCAAAGGGGAGTTCAGCGTGCTCGATCGCGAGCATCTGCTTTCGGGCGGGGAATCGGGCGAAGCAGCCGTGATTCCCGGTCAGCCGGAAGAGGGAACGCTCCTGCCGGCTCTCCGCTGGGAATCCTGGGAGATGCCTCCGAAGGAGAATGATCGTCTGACTGACGAAGAGATCGCCGTCATTGAACGCTGGATCAAAGCCGGCGCTCCGTGGCCCGATGAAGCGACGCGTCAGAAGATCAGCGAAGCGGAATGGAACGTCGAGTCGAACGAAGACGGCCGCATGGTTCGCACCAGTGGCGGGACATCGGAAGAATGGACCAACCGTCGCTACGAGCCGAACGACCTGTGGGCTTTTGAGCCGGTTCGGGACCGCGAAGACCTTCTGCCGGGTGACCATAATCTGGCCGAATCTATCGATATCTTCATCGAACGGTCGCTGAGCGAAGCTGACCTCAAACCGACCGAAGAAGCTTCGCCGCGAGCATTGATTCGCCGCGCGACGTTCGATCTGCACGGTCTTCCTCCCACGCCGGAAGAAGTCGATGCGTTCGAAACCGCCTGGAATATGGATGCCGAGCAGGCCTGGTCCGATCTGATCGATCGACTGCTGGCCAGTCCGCGGTACGGAGAACGATGGGGCCGGCACTGGCTCGATGTGACCCGCTACGCCGACACCGGCGGAATGTCGAACGATTACGAACGTTCCAACATGTGGCGCTATCGTGATTACGTCATTCGTGCGTTCAATGAAGACAAGCCGTATAACGAGTTCATCGTGGAGCAGCTGGCTGGAGATGAACTGGCCGATCAATCGGTGCGGGAACGCACGGGGGGATCGATCAAAGAGATTCATCAGACGCAGCTCAATGGCGACTACACGCCAGAAGAAGCGGAGATGATTGTCGCGACCGGGTTCCTTCGCCTTGGTCCGTGGGACAACGCCATGATCGAGGCTGACGAAGCTCGTCAGATCTATCTCGACGACGTCGTCAACATCACCGGGCAGACGTTCCTCGCTCAAACGCTCCGTTGCTGCAAATGTCACGATCATAAGTTTGACCCGATTCCGACCCGGGATTACTACCGGATGTACTCGGCCTTTTCGACGACGCATATGGCCGAGCGTCCCGTCCCGTTGCTTCCGGAAGAGAATACCGATGAGTTCGAGGCAGGCCGTGCTCACGTGCAGCGGATGCTCGACTTCGCGAAGTCGGAACGCGACAAGCTGATCGACAAACAGGAAGCCGCTGCTCGCGTCTGGTTTGAAGAGCGGGGTCTGCCATACAAGGACGAAAATGCCCGGAAAGACCTGCCGGATGAAGAGAAGCCGCCGCGTCACGTCGGTCTCGACCACGTCGAGCAGGGGCAGCTTAAGGTCCGCGAACAGGATGTCTGGATCTGGACGCGGCGTCTCGAACGCTACGAGCCGATGGCTCAGAGCGTGTACAACGCCGAAGCTGCGACGATGGCCTGGAATGGAGCCCGGAAGCTGCGGATTGACCGAAAGACGCAGCCGAAAGAAAAGCTCGTGAACTACATCCTGACTGGTGGCGCACTCACCGCCACAGGCGATGAAGTTCTTCCCGGCGTACTCAGTGTGCTGGGGCTTCCGGTGAATGTGTCCGCACCCGATCCGTATCTGACGACCAGTTCCGCAGACGGACGCCGTCTCGATCTGGCCCGCTGGATTGCCAATCCGGAGAACGCACTCACAACGCGTTCCATCGTAAACCGAATCTGGCAGAACCACTTCGGAACCGGACTTGCCGCCAACTCCAATAACTTTGGAGCGAAGGGCGCACGTCCCTCGCATCCGGAATTACTCGATTTCCTGGCCGACGACTTTGTCGATCATGGCTGGACGTTCAAGCGGCTGCATCGGGAGATCATGCTTTCCGATGTCTACCGCCGTGGAACCGTTCCCGTCGATGCCGAGAAGGTGGCCGAAGCCGATCCGAACAATCGGTTGTTGTCCTACTTCCCGCGCCGCCGACTGTCAGCCGAAGAACTCCGCGATGGCATTCTGGCGATCACCGGAGAACTCGAACACTGCGATGGCGGACTGCCGGTCAAACCGGAGATCAATATGGAAGTGGCTCTGCAGCCTCGGATGATTCAGTTCTCACTCGCCCCGGCTTACCAGCCGTCGCCGACTCCGGAACTGCGCAACCGACGGACTGTTTACGCCTATCACGTTCGCGGTCAATCGGACCCGTTCATGGAGCTGTTCAACCAGCCGAATCCGAACGAGTCGTGCGAACTGCGTGAAACGGCTGCGGTCACGCCGCAGGTCTTCACGCTGCTCAACAGCGACATGATTAACGACCGGGCGATTGCTCTGGCTCTGCGACTGCAGCGGGAAGAAGAGACGATTGCTGAACAGATCGATCGAGCTTTCCGGCTCGTCTTCGGGCGGCACGCTTCCACTCAGGAGAAGGACTGGATGACTTCCTATGTGACCGACATGCAGAAGTATCACGAAGGGATCTCGCCGGAACCGGTGGAGTATCCGACAGAGATTACTCGATCGCTGGTCGAGGAATTCTCCGGGGAGCCGTTCAAGTACACCGAGATTCTCCCGGTCTTCGAACGCTACGAAGCCGATCCCAAGGCGGCTGATGTTTCTCCAGAAACCCGGGCGCTGACCGATTTCTGTCTACTGCTGTTGAACACGAACGAATTCATGTACGTCGAATAG
- a CDS encoding tagaturonate epimerase family protein, which translates to MSNETQCVTLGLSPSFGFGDRIGLATPGHVAAMQRSGSGIEPIFPQQSIREMTRTKRTADEVMSDALNGAREAGWTGRIGADADHLKTPADVDLTFAAGFTFFTIDPSDDVDQKADDYSEAELREKFETAKASAPWYDGYLGKSIKLSTGTEISLTEEACMRAAVKYGAAIQRAINLGNHIRSVHEAAGRDYEIELSVDETDQPTTLAEHYIIADQCLKAGMKLVSLAPRFPGELEKGVDYKGSLSDLETALNDHAAIAEMIGPYKLSLHSGSDKISMYPALARATKGQFHVKTAGTSYLEALRVVARHDEALFRKLIRFGRERYDVDKATYHVSATLNGVPADDGLDGTRLEQVYLERWADVPEGKGFTEPGRQILHCTFGSTLTDPELGPAIRSVLEAHPDTYTEVLADHFSRHLEALKQGL; encoded by the coding sequence ATGAGTAACGAAACACAATGCGTAACCCTGGGACTGTCGCCGAGTTTTGGTTTCGGAGACCGGATCGGCCTGGCCACGCCGGGGCATGTCGCCGCCATGCAGCGTTCTGGGTCCGGCATCGAGCCGATCTTCCCGCAGCAGTCGATTCGCGAAATGACGCGAACCAAACGGACCGCCGATGAAGTGATGAGCGACGCCCTCAACGGCGCTCGCGAAGCGGGCTGGACCGGACGCATCGGAGCCGATGCCGACCACCTGAAGACTCCGGCCGATGTCGACCTGACCTTTGCCGCCGGCTTCACGTTCTTCACCATCGATCCGTCTGACGATGTCGACCAGAAGGCGGACGACTATTCCGAAGCGGAACTGCGTGAGAAGTTCGAGACCGCCAAAGCATCCGCCCCCTGGTACGACGGTTACCTCGGCAAGTCGATCAAACTCTCGACCGGCACGGAGATCTCACTGACCGAAGAAGCCTGCATGCGGGCAGCCGTGAAGTATGGAGCGGCTATTCAGCGGGCCATCAATCTTGGCAATCACATCCGCTCGGTCCACGAAGCCGCCGGCCGGGATTACGAAATCGAACTCTCGGTCGACGAAACCGATCAGCCGACCACGCTGGCCGAACATTACATCATCGCCGATCAGTGCCTCAAAGCGGGCATGAAGCTCGTCAGCCTCGCCCCCCGTTTCCCGGGGGAACTGGAGAAAGGCGTCGACTACAAAGGCAGCCTGTCCGATCTGGAAACGGCTCTGAACGATCATGCCGCGATCGCGGAAATGATCGGACCGTACAAGCTGAGTCTTCACTCCGGCTCCGACAAGATCTCGATGTACCCCGCCCTGGCCCGCGCGACCAAAGGGCAGTTCCATGTGAAGACCGCCGGAACGAGCTACCTCGAAGCGTTGCGTGTCGTGGCCCGTCACGATGAAGCTCTCTTCCGCAAACTGATTCGCTTCGGCCGCGAGCGGTACGATGTCGACAAGGCGACGTATCACGTCTCGGCGACCCTGAACGGCGTTCCGGCTGATGACGGTCTGGACGGAACGCGACTCGAACAGGTTTACCTCGAACGCTGGGCCGATGTGCCGGAAGGCAAAGGCTTCACCGAGCCGGGCCGACAGATTCTGCACTGCACCTTCGGCTCCACTCTGACGGACCCCGAACTGGGACCGGCTATTCGATCCGTGCTGGAAGCTCATCCGGACACCTACACCGAGGTTCTGGCCGACCACTTCAGCCGTCATCTCGAAGCACTCAAACAGGGTCTGTAA